One segment of Myotis daubentonii chromosome 11, mMyoDau2.1, whole genome shotgun sequence DNA contains the following:
- the FAM163B gene encoding protein FAM163B: protein MTAGTVVITGGILATVILLCIIAVLCYCRLQYYCCRKEGSEEDEEEPDFDPHPGLPPLHSNRNLVLTNGPALYPAAAFGQRSPQARALCRSCSHLEPPTFFLQEPEDEGVRNGGERVAYRAISQEDMELPPAAFGGLQPLNPNRLSAMREAFARSRSISTDV, encoded by the exons ATGACAGCCGGGACCGTGGTCATCACCGGGGGCATTTTGGCGACTGTGATCCTGCTGTGCATCATCGCGGTTCTGTGCTACTGCCGGCTGCAG TACTACTGCTGCAGGAAGGAGGGGTctgaggaggacgaggaggagccGGACTTCGACCCGCACCCGGGCCTGCCCCCGCTGCACTCCAACCGCAACCTGGTGCTGACCAACGGGCCGGCGCTCTACCCCGCCGCCGCCTTCGGCCAGAGGTCCCCGCAGGCCCGCGCCCTCTGCCGCAGCTGCTCCCACTTGGAGCCGCCCACCTTCTTCCTGCAGGAGCCCGAGGACGAGGGCGTGCGCAACGGCGGCGAGCGCGTGGCCTACAGGGCCATCAGCCAGGAGGACATGGAGCTGCCGCCCGCCGCCTTCGGGGGCCTGCAGCCGCTCAACCCCAACCGCCTCTCGGCCATGCGGGAGGCCTTCGCACGGAGCCGCAGCATCAGCACCGACGTCTGA